From the genome of Nitrosomonas sp., one region includes:
- a CDS encoding MBL fold metallo-hydrolase: protein MQLTFLGAAGEVTGSCYLIETDGLRFLVDCGMFQGGREADGKNRTAFNFDPETIDFVLLTHAHIDHSGLLPRLSVWGFKGPVYTTSATIDLLHVMLKDSAHIQEKEAEWRNRERRGARKMRSSLQEYAPLYTVTQAENFFKQLHSVEYDAEISPHPSVRCIFRDAGHILGSAMIELWLNEESETKKIVFSGDLGQPGHPIVRDPTPIRHTDILLIESTYGNRLHRNMLDTLDELVFAINNTLIEKGGNVIIPAFTVGRTQDLLFLLIDLYRAGKLGEMDIYVDSPMALAATDITMKHIALLDKETLDAIQWMNGNHKRPRIHFIQDVEESMHLNTIRRGAIIISASGMCDAGRIKHHLKYNLGCPECSIVITGFQAARTLGRRLVDGAKIVKIFGQDIPVRAEIFTIGGLSAHADQAALLDWLRHFTKSPEKTFIVHGEPNSASALQSAITDRLNWKNVSIPKQKSVAHF from the coding sequence ATGCAACTGACATTTCTCGGTGCTGCAGGCGAAGTGACAGGATCATGCTACCTGATTGAAACAGACGGTTTACGCTTTCTTGTGGACTGCGGCATGTTTCAGGGCGGGCGTGAGGCAGATGGAAAAAATCGCACGGCATTTAACTTCGACCCGGAAACAATCGATTTTGTACTGCTCACGCACGCGCATATCGACCATTCGGGCCTACTGCCCCGATTGAGCGTATGGGGCTTCAAAGGCCCGGTCTACACCACTTCGGCGACTATCGACTTACTGCATGTGATGCTCAAGGACAGCGCGCATATCCAGGAAAAAGAAGCCGAATGGCGCAACCGGGAACGGCGCGGCGCACGCAAGATGCGCAGTTCTTTGCAGGAATACGCACCGCTCTATACCGTTACCCAGGCTGAAAATTTTTTCAAGCAACTGCACAGCGTTGAATACGATGCTGAAATTTCGCCGCACCCTTCAGTCCGGTGTATTTTCCGGGATGCGGGTCATATCCTGGGTTCCGCCATGATCGAACTGTGGTTAAATGAAGAGTCCGAAACCAAAAAAATCGTTTTCTCAGGCGACCTGGGACAACCGGGGCATCCTATCGTGCGCGATCCGACCCCGATTCGGCATACAGATATTCTGCTGATTGAGTCGACCTACGGCAACCGATTGCACCGCAATATGCTTGATACACTGGATGAACTGGTATTCGCAATCAACAACACGCTGATTGAAAAAGGCGGCAATGTCATTATTCCGGCGTTCACCGTCGGCCGCACGCAGGATCTGCTGTTCTTGCTGATCGATCTGTATCGCGCGGGCAAACTCGGTGAAATGGATATTTATGTGGACTCCCCGATGGCCTTGGCGGCCACGGACATCACCATGAAGCATATTGCACTGCTCGACAAGGAAACCCTGGATGCGATACAGTGGATGAACGGCAATCACAAACGGCCGCGGATTCATTTTATTCAGGATGTTGAAGAGTCCATGCATCTCAACACCATCCGCCGTGGCGCGATCATTATCTCCGCCAGCGGCATGTGCGATGCCGGACGCATCAAGCATCATCTAAAATACAACCTCGGCTGTCCGGAATGCAGCATCGTCATTACCGGCTTTCAGGCTGCAAGAACACTGGGACGGCGTCTGGTTGACGGCGCAAAAATCGTCAAAATTTTTGGTCAGGACATTCCCGTCAGAGCGGAAATTTTCACTATCGGTGGCCTGTCAGCTCATGCCGACCAGGCCGCCTTACTCGACTGGCTGCGACATTTTACGAAAAGTCCGGAAAAAACGTTTATCGTTCATGGCGAACCCAATAGCGCAAGTGCATTGCAGTCTGCAATCACAGATCGTCTGAACTGGAAAAATGTTTCCATTCCGAAGCAGAAGTCCGTCGCCCATTTTTAG